gaaaaacataattactaatttagtatgtatcacgaaagctataatataaatactgaTGTTTAAGATCTGTCCAAGAAATTCAAGACGAATAAATCTGTCACTAAAAGGTTGGCGATCTCTGAACTATTCCACCTAGGCGGAACTAAGTCGATCCGGAGTTATATAAACGGTCTACGTCTAGATAGACTGAATCAATTCCTGCTACATTACCTGTAGACTTTCAGTGCTGTTgtgacatcaaaataaaatggtgGGTGCAGTGACCATACGGACTTTTCacagtttgttttataaacacaataatgttgttctgttatttaattatacttttcttttctttcatgCGTGGCCTACAGGAGGAACTTGACAAGAGTCAGATTCAGCGTAAGTTTTCTTATTACATATTAACATTACTATCTTGTCATATTAATATTGGATTtcgtaataaattttaaagaaaaatttcaattttaaacgtTTCTCAAAAAGCTCTCACATCACATTTAATGTAAAACATATTACATCACAcaaacagcctataagtggccactgctaaccaaagcctcttctcgcatggagaaggtttgagcattaatcaccacgcttgctcaatacagTTTGgcataattagaatttataagcccaggttttctcaccatgttttccttcaccgtttgtgtaATACCGATGTGAAACATAATGTTGATAAGTAATTAAAGTCCTTTACTGAATTGCTAGTAAACTGATGAAGTATATCAAGTAATAAGATAGGTatgattatattaaaattaaataacatagtaATCATATAAAATAGATCGTAAATTCAGAACTCAGAAATACtctaggtataataaatatgcTATGATTCTTAATATGAAGTGCGTTGCAAAATTGAGTTAGGTAACTACTTCTATGTTTCCTGTTtccttcaataaaaataattatatttttctttgaatgcAGTTCTGCAAAATGCCTTCGATGCTTTTGATCATGAGAAGAAAGGAGTTATCAGCACTGACATGATTGGCACGATCCTGGAAATGTTAGGTCATGAACTGGATGAAGACACCCTAAAAGAAATCATCACTGAAGTTGATGTCGATGGTGAGTTCAATGACCATCAATAGCATATAAATCAAGTCAACCATTCCTACCATACCCAACCACCCCAACTACATCAAAAAGATCTCGATCTCGGAAGAGGATCTCTATATTTACACACTCAGTTGTATTATTGGTATAGTTTACATTAGCatcataacatattattacttCAGTTATCCATAAAGTACAATTATATCTAGTAAGAAACAgcacaaaaactaatttcatcATGTATTTGtgtacttatatattttattacaaagtcaCACAAATACATTCTGCTTCATGTAAATGTCGTCCAACATCgtagatggcgctagtagtaTTTAATGTTAGTGCGCCATCTTGTTTAGTAGTATGTATTATGCCCGGCAGATGGCGTTTTTATCAAAAGTATTAGCTTCACTCAACGCGGCGACGACGATTAAAATTGTACacaatttaacttacaaatttaattatattgaatataataattataatcttatcaatactgtttattaagaaacatttttctagaaaatatcttacaataaaaaaggtaTCATTGCTGTTTACAAAAACGCCTATATGAAGGGAGTCTATTTATAAAAggacataataatatgagtacatttgaataaaaaaaaccgtaaaaaataacaaaaagaatcaaaccaaaaaaaataagCCCCACCGTGACAATGTTTTCACATTGCCGTGACCAGGATTCGAACCTGGGTTACTACGGCCACAACGTAGGGTCCTAACCACTAGACGATCACGGCTACCGAGGCATGTAATTCTTTGTCGAAATTAGTAACCACGTTCGACGCGGCAATTTGTTTATATctctatgacgtcataattgtTTACAGGAAAGGGTGAATTACAGTTCAGAGATTTCTGCGCATTAGCTGCTAAGTTCTTgacagaagaagaagaagacgaTGAAGCTATGTTGAAGGAATTAAGAGAAGCTTTTAGGTTATACGACAAAGAAGGTACGATACAAAAAGATTTTACAGTacattattactattaatttacttaaaaaaataaattaaacaggtgtttataatataagaatattaaCTCTATATGTATAAGGTAGTAGACTCAAGAATAGGACTCTATATAAGGCAGactcaatgtttatttaacttctttatgttctcgaTCTATCTAAATTACTTCACTATTCTAATCTTCAAATATAACACtccctcccattaaagccgtaaCAGAGGCAGATAATTTTTgaacaccttatatttattaaaccaTCTTTcgtttatacaataataattgggtagtttcctaggataaaaataaatttcaatataataaaatatcctaaaataatcgtattttcattcattcatttgacgatatacttatttatttaatttttcttgctattttttgcgtaataagtatgctatttgacgcaaaaaaattatgacgtcataatttgcaatgtcatacaaaattcatagaaaagtaacgtttttgacatttcgataaaagtattgaatttgactagtaggataataccctattatGATCTACTTAGTTACTCAATTTTATATGATTTGCTCCAGGAAACGGTTACATCACGACAGATGTGTTGAAAGAGATCTTCAAGGAGTTGGACAACACCATCTCAGCTGAGGACTTGGACACCATGATTGATGAAATTGATTCTGATGGATCAGGAACTGTGGACTTTGATGGTAAGTTACatcatattatttaacaaactaAAATTTTTTTGAGAGAGGCAATATcgttcaattacttctcccgtcttgggtgaggcggaagggagtgtcagtctcttaaactgactaaaaaccacaccgttcctactcctactatAGTGACTTGAATCTGAAATCAGAATAgctattaattttctttacataatGTAGACTTTCTTAATAACACTCCAAAACTGAGTACAAATAGGTTTCTAAGTATTCTGATAtctaaaaaatagttttgtgaTTGTGACCATGTTACACACGTGTGactttatcatattatttttgtttcagaattCCTTGAAGTAATGACAGGAgaataaattcatcaatatcAGTGTTATAGGATAATATTAatcaaattgtaaataaaaaatgtacctaattattaataGTTGTAAGTAAACTAGATAAGATAACGACGGAACACTAAAACAAATGCTTTTGCTATGgaaaaaactataatttcatAACCAAAGGCTTGCTATGTGTTTCGAAAACCaaagaacaattttaatttaataagctAAATAGCTGCGcgcagtatttttattaaaagcaaatattgaaattacaaactgttttaatttctattttccTTTACCCATAACCACGACATCTAGTGAACGATTCGAGAACTACTAAGACTGTAGTTACTTGCACTTTGTACAATACCTACTAGGTGGCGGTGTATGAAGGAAACTGAAAGTCCAtccaagttattaatttttttagcaATGCATTTGAATATAGCATGAACCAAatagtttagtattttttatacatgtgacaaaacaaatctaGAAATTTTATGTCTAGGAAAGTAGTAACTTAAAACCccaataccacaaaaaaaatgtatatcatCAAATAGCTATGCAATAATGCAATggattgtaattaattaattaaacctgCAGTCACTTGAAACATCATCAGTCATCGTAAAAATTAGGCACAcacagcaaaaataaaataatagtacctatataataatttgttgagctatctatagatattattatttattgtaatcaaattacttataataaatgcatCAGTTCAGCAATTGACTGCCTGAGCTATTAGAACAGTTGATAGGTAATTTATACATGTGTAACAAATAAATGCATTCAAACtgtatttgtaataatacagataataaaatatgtatattatagtctAGACCTCGAAATTACAGTAGGCATATTAAacctgataataaaataacagcCTAATCAATTAAAACTGGCAGCATATATGTAAGTAGgtcgaaatttaaaaaaaaactggtccTATTTCGAATACTTCGTTTTAAAATTGGGTcagttacatttaaaaattttactcacagaaaaccgatttGAAACAAACCTTGTGTGTGTATGactatgtgagtgaggttaccgaaggcctaattccccaacaatccttaaattcctaaccccaaaaagccggcaacacacttgtaacatctctggCCTACCTTGTGTTCATGGGCGGGGGCGATTACTTACTATGAGATGACCCATAtgcttgtttaccagcttatatcataaaagaaaatgttgttaataattttaatcctaTCTGACGTCTTATAACGTTAGTAAGTGGACTAATATTTCGCTATATTCCATTAACATCCACGTTTCTGAATGGAATTCCATGACGAATTGagttttctaaacaaaatgaAGTTAGGTATTGAAAAGTGTTAGATCGGAACAGCGCTGAACGTAACTGCGGACGGTTTCTTCACTAATTGTATAACGTTCTGAAGCAATGGTTTTACTTTTGTTTGGCTTTACGACACTGGAGCAGTAAACGGTAATGTTACAAGTGTCGCTGTAATCAACTAATTTAGATCATTTCTCATTACTTAACTACTTTTACTATAAATGAATTACCGGATTGTAGTTCTGTTTTGTTTAGCTGTTTTATGAAAACAACAGCCGTTTCATGTCCAATCAAAATTGTAATTGTTCAAGCAATCCTGTTAATGAgtacagaaaatattattacctGTGTTTAAGTTTGTACAATTATTATATCTATTGGAGTACTGACAGATTTAATTGAATGGAAGATATGAACACATGTGGCATGTAGCcaacgataaataaaaataaatcgcaataaacaattaaattgtaatGGTATATTGAAACAACAATGTAGGCAATGATATACCTACAAGTAaactctatttctattttttttaatagtttcttaagagaaaattatagtaataattaatattttcgacATGCTGATGCAAACTCtcttactacatacataataagtcttacaattacatacacaacacacattttatttttacaccatactttgtaacataaacaaaacaataacaccGAACCGTACGATTGAATTCTTGGCAATCTAGATGACACATTGACAGTTGACTCCCTCTTTGGCCGAATAACAAGTTCCGCTGTCGCGTGAGGCTAGAGGTCGTGCCAGCCGTAGGGCATACAAAAGGTCACTCCAATAGCACTGGTAGGAATGAAATGATCCAATTTGAAAGCCAGAAGGTCTCTATAAACGTCATTACGATTATAAATGACATgcctacataataattagtaaatgTTTTTGTCATTTATCATTGAACTTACGCTCGTATGTAGagcctaaattaaataaataaaacatattattagaaattgaaacaggatatttaccatgtttcttaatttctatgagttttcgTTATTTCGGCACTGTAGCAAGCGCCACGATCAGAGATGAacaaaatatcagaaactcataatacttagatatttataattctGTTTTCTAATGACATTGTTAGTGATCATatcagttataaaaaaaacatgggGATAcagaaatatctttatttttatacctgtATATCAAATAGCTGTGTCATCAGTACCTACCTAGGCGTGTATTTTATAATAGCATCATGACTATCGAAACTTTTAGGTTAATTATTGtgaagtttaaattaaaacctatAATTTACGACAAgagtatattatgtaatgtgaAGTTAACCTCTATATAGTACATAATGAAGGGAAACTCGTTAATATCTCATTAATTAACCATGATGGAAAAGCCATGCGCTTTTGACACCTCTCTCCAAATATGTGATAATGTATAGATTAATATTCCTTCCTTTATAtttcacacacatacataactaaTACTATTACGTAATAGTTATGTGAAATATTCAatcattattctattttttctttatttaaatttggtAGGTCGCCAGGGAATGAAACAGATTGATAACTAGAGCAGTCCACTTCGAATAATGTCGTTTGCAACATAATTCTATTGCAAACAACCAATTGCTTTGAATTGCTACGTACTCGTACGTGACCAGATAGGCTATATTTTAGAACCTACACAAAAAAAGTTTAGAAACAAACACTTCGCGGCTGTCCCCGTTCACGTAAATATGTTATGCTcgtagtattttgtttttacatgCTATGCCTATTGATATTTTCACTCGGTCATTTACATTCTGTTACGTATTTaaataactgaaatattttattttttctactgTAATCAACCAGTTAACCTACCTCGGTTTGCTTCAAATTCTAGgaacatgataattaaaaatgatttatttttataggagCAATTTTATAGCAGTGTGTATCTGACAGACGGACTTACTGACCGATTTATTATCTACTCCTCTATTACAAAGAGACTTAGAAAGAAATGATTTAAATACTGCCTATAAAGGCAATACCTGAACATAGTAGAGGTAATAATTATGTCTAACAAAATAGGTATGTCTCTGATAACAAtcatttactccagttcatccgtgatcatgacgcTCGCAACATTGCCGAAATATTAGAAACTCATAGACGTAAATAaacgtggtaaatatcccgtcttaagttctaatgttagatAACAATCatgttacattttaaacaatagCCAAAACACCAAAtcgtttaaatatttctattcaaACAGGCCAATCAAAGCTAAAACCATGGAATTTATTGTAAACCATACCCATAATATATCAAGCTATCTATTCGCAAATTGCGAAACTCAGACGCATAGGAATGAAAGCCCAACAAGATTAATGGTTCATTACCTTCAACTAGCAACATATTAGGGCTCGTTTGCGGTTCAATTCCCATCTCAGTACATTTCTTCCTGCTACCGAGAGCTTGTGTGATTGATATTACAAGACGGAAATTGCATTCACAACAATTTGTGccagtaattttgtaaattaagcTGTTATAAAGACGTCGTTATGTTCATGAGCTTATGATCATAACTTACTTTAGTTAACTcgtaattttaacttaatttaaaataattgtcatATAAACATGCTGTAATGATTGGAGACAGATACAAATGTGCTAGTTAAATTCTAAAGTATAACGTGAGACGAGAAACAAtgcatttagtttattttatgatgaTTGATTGAACTATTTGTTCAAGGAAAAAATAGGACTTTACTAAGattagtttctttaaaaaacttCTCTGGGCTACGCCGAAGGCTGAACTAAAcaacccaaaaaaaaatatctgcgaTCTAGGTAGCGGGTTACCGGTTCtacctcgaaaagcaggtgttagtttggtttttagtcagtaagagtctgacactcactctctctcgcccaaggcggcaaaaatcattaataaaagccattttttttaaaagagtaacgatggagtttatttgttcttctccattcaaattTATTCATCTAGCTTGACGGatggataattcaatttgacattttaaaagtgattaattaaagattaattgaaataaatgctttgactttgacattagaTGAtatcccctctcaaaaaagcataataatttcaaattcgGTGACTTTTTAATAATTGCTTTTGGTTCTTCTAGTACTGCaaggttaataatatttttcttctaaacgatatgcaatatattttatttataagaccacatattttgtatttaactaAACTGCAccattaaattaaagtttaacgctccaatttattttattgctcaaCAAACATTAAGtttttgaacaaatatttatacataataaattaattcgaaATTCATTAGTGATGCAATTTGTCTCTACATGATCTTTAAACCAGAATCTCTGCGAATGTGCCGTTGACTTAATAGTTGGCATAGATTAATTGTTACTGAGATAACAGATAGATAACTGGTACCTGTCATCTGTTGCAATTTACACGCTAGTTAGTTGTATTGAAATATGAggctaaataattaattcttaagTAGTTACTCTGAATACCTTATgtactattataatatacagacaaaagtaactaaaattgtaatttactaaatataatgtttactgTGCAACTGTCACTACAGcagtaaagtaattaaaaaaaaatatctctaaaaaaaggttttttgaCAAGTCAGTtctcaattaaatattaggtttTACCATAACCGCAAAAACCTTGATTTGACGTCAAGCGTAGGTAGATACTATTAGGTACCCACTTACTTACCGTACTAATTACGTTCTGTCACCACATACTGTAAAATTTTCAAGgagattattttctttttggtttatacataattatttcctGCACAAAGATTGATGAAGTCCTCTATAAAttacaattgtttttcttttttaacgcCTAAGTTAAACGAGAAAAGATAGGTGAAcgaaagaaaatttatttatttaaagactataGCTAGTCTTTAGCCCGGCAAAAACTTGTTAAACCTtgcctggacttccacaaataattcaagaccaaaaatAGCGAAATCGATCCAGTttcgttttcgagttttagcgagactaacgaacagcaattaatttttattttatgtatagatAGAAAAGTAACAAAGAGAACAATTTTCTgccacatattattattaaaccatTAAATTATCACAAAAAGGTCACCTCTGTCAGCgtttaactttttataaataacttattttatgatCCGGTTCAAAAGCCCACAGTCATAGTATATTGTGTGGCGTAATTAAATCTAAAAGCATTGATAACGAGCCGCATATTGTTCCATGTTTACGGATCTGATACGAAAAGGTCAGTTTGTGAGCTGTTTTCTTTTCAAGGAAACCTTCGACTGGTTTATACGTCATTGTATTTATGGAATGTTTAAAGTTTTGCACGTGGAGTAAAAGGTTGTAGTAATGGTTaggtttatttgtgtttttacaGCAATTTCGAGAAAACATTGAATCACAAAACAGTAGTAACTTTAGTCAGTCGGTAGTAgtgggtttttttatggaagaaTCTACGTAAGCTTTTCAGGGGTTCTCCCTGTATATCAGAGTTTTAAGTAAATTGTagtgtttaaaaagaaaaaaaaatcgattttttaaggtgggaaaatcatccaatgacgaggtagtgtcagactcttactgactaaaaactaccccgttcctactcttgcttttcgagccgaagccggtaaacccgcaaggaAGTCCACAGGTCcgagaaaaaaatatcttaggatttaaaaaaagtataaattcaTGTTGATTAATCGCTCCAATCTGCTTTACAACCACGTTGTAAGCGTTTTGTAAACTCACAAAGCATGTAGCACAGTCAATAACCAACGGGGCCTAGGCATTCAGTCTGCAAATTAAGTACTTCCTGGACACTATACAATTATATGAACCCAATTCCATCGCATTCCGGCTAACCGAGTTAGAGGTAAATTGGCCGCACTCTATAATTCATGGAGCAACAGTATTGACACACAATTATGATTAATAGAATAGAGTTTCGACTTCGAAAAGAACAAAGGTAACAATTTGAGGCGTGAGGCTAAGCCGAAGGTCAAACGATAACACGATAACTTGTCAGCATGACATGACCATACCATGACAAGGTCAAACCACACACGTCTTATTGTTCTACTGATAAGGTCGAAATTGgcttaattttcgatttaatTTCGGCTGACATGTTTATTAGAGCAGTGGCTGAATGATTTGTATGAGATCAGATTAGACATAATGTATGGTTTCCAGGCATGTTGTATGTGGTTCATGGTGCTAATCAGTCATTTTGTA
This window of the Spodoptera frugiperda isolate SF20-4 chromosome 23, AGI-APGP_CSIRO_Sfru_2.0, whole genome shotgun sequence genome carries:
- the LOC118267229 gene encoding troponin C, isoallergen Bla g 6.0101 isoform X1 is translated as MRGLQEELDKSQIQLLQNAFDAFDHEKKGVISTDMIGTILEMLGHELDEDTLKEIITEVDVDGKGELQFRDFCALAAKFLTEEEEDDEAMLKELREAFRLYDKEGNGYITTDVLKEIFKELDNTISAEDLDTMIDEIDSDGSGTVDFDEFLEVMTGE
- the LOC118267229 gene encoding troponin C, isoallergen Bla g 6.0101 isoform X2, with protein sequence MEELDKSQIQLLQNAFDAFDHEKKGVISTDMIGTILEMLGHELDEDTLKEIITEVDVDGKGELQFRDFCALAAKFLTEEEEDDEAMLKELREAFRLYDKEGNGYITTDVLKEIFKELDNTISAEDLDTMIDEIDSDGSGTVDFDEFLEVMTGE